The nucleotide window TCTTATTTTTGCGGTTAAATAGTCCCAATTTGTTTGCCCCTCAACTTGATATGAAAACAACACAGTGATCCTGCTTAAGATTATTATATATTCTTTCATAAGAATTGCCAAATAGCTCATAAATAGCTATATTGTCATCGAGTCTGATACCGCAATCGGGAAGGTTATGTATGCCGATGGATAACAGAAAAGGAGTCTGCCCCGCGATTCTGGTGATTGTCATCGTAGTGCTCATTGGCACACTGGTGGCGATCCACTTCCAACACGAGGCCAGAGCTGCCAGTCCCGAACTTCAGATAGAGAGATCACTACCAGCGGGAAATCCGCCCGCCGGACACCCGGACGCTCACCTCACCAGCCTGCAGCCCACCCTTCCGAGGGCGGGCTGCTAACGTTTGTAAAACAAAAAAAGGCTCATGAGCCCAAGTATTTCATATGGAAAAATTTTAGCTTAGAATAGCCTTAATTCTACGCACCCCAGCGCTTGATGATTCTTCTTTCGTAATTTTGAAATGCCCGAGATCGCCGGTATTTGATGCGTGCGGTCCACCACAAATTTCACGCGAAACTATAGTTTCGCGTGATCCCGAGCGAGCACCGCGAGCCGAGGGACTAATCGTATAGACTTTAACATTATCGCCATATTTAGCCTCAAATACCCCCATTGCCCCACAAGTTTTGGCATCTTCAAGGCTCATTTCCTGCATGTCAACAGGAATATTTTTTGAAATTTGTTCGTTAACTAAATTTTCAACTTTGGAGATTTGCTCCGGCGTCATTTTTTCCGAGTGTGAAAAGTCAAATCGCAAACGTTCCGATGTAATATTCGAACCCTTTTGTACCACATGATCGCCAAGTACCTTGCGAAGCGCTGCCAACATCAAATGCGCTGCCGTGTGCAACTTCGCTGTTGCCTCCTTGTCATCCGCAAGCCCACCCTTAAACATCCCGGCCGACGCGGTACGGGATAGCTCCTGATGTTTTGCGAGCTCGGATCTAAATCCTTCTCTGTCAACAAAAAGATGCTCTTCCTGTGAAAGTTCAGTAATTAGCTCGAGTGGGAATCCGTAAGTTTGGTATAAGTCGAATGCTTCTTTTCCTGATAAATAGGCTGCGTGAATTTCTTTATTTGTGGCATTGATATTGTGTTTTTTGAAGATCTCGTTCACCATTTCGGAAGAATCGCCTGAATAGATATCTCCCAAAATATCTCCTTTATCCGGAAGAACCATTATCTTTGCGTATTCTTCTTGCGAAATTGGTTTCTTTGATTCGAAAATCTTGCCCGCCCTTGCCAAACCGGACTGAATTGTCTTGGCGAATTTTTCCTCTTCCGCAGTGATATTTTTGATAATCTCGCCTCGGGTAATTTCAGGATATTCTGACGAATAAATCTCAATCACTTTTTCAATTAGAGAAATCAACGAAACTTTAATATTTAGAAGCCAGCCGTACCGAACAGCCCTTCGAATGATTCTGCGCAAAACATACCCCCGGTCAACATTGGACGGGATTATTCCTTCTGACGATATAAATACCGCCGCCCTTATATGATCGGCCAAAACACGAAAGCTTTTTCTTACGTCAACCCAGCATCGTTTGTCCTCTGCTATATATTCTTCATCCGATTTATCGCCATATTTTAGGTTCGATAGTTCTTCAATTTTTTCGATAATCGGTCGGAATAAGTCCGTTTGATAGGCATCTGATTTGCCTTCCAAATACGCTGTCATACGTTCGAGACCCATGCCGGTATCGACATTTTTCTGATCAAGCGGTACGTATTCGAAATGCTCTTCCTCGATGAATTCGCCACCAGACGCCAATGCTTCTTTGCCTTTCTCTGTCAGAACTTTTCGAAATTCCATGAAAACATCATTCCAGACTTCGAGCCAACCGGAATTTTCCGGATCAAATTCTTCCGGCGCATTGCCTCCACCCGTCCAGACAAACATCTCCGTATCTGGCCCGCATGGTCCCTCAATTCCGGGTGGCCCCCAAAAATTATCGCTTTTTCCCAGAAGCTTGATGCGAGACTCTGAAATTCCCAAACCCATCCAAATTTTTTTTGATTCCAAGTCAGCGTCCACACCTGGCATTCCTTCAAAACAGGTGACGGCTAGATTTTTTGGGTCAATGTTGAGCTCCTTGGTCAGAAATTCATAGCTCCATTCAATTGCTTCTCTGCGTCCATAATCACCCAGACTCCAATTACCAAGCATTTCAAAAAAAGTGAAATGAGACTCATCGCCTACGGACTCGATATCCCCAGTGCGTATACACTTCTGAACCGAAGCCAGCCGTTTGCCGCCCGGATGCTTCTCGCCCATAATATATGGAATTAACGGATGCATGCCGGCGGTGGTGAAAAGAACCGTCGGGTCGTTTTCCGGCACCAAAGAAGCAGAAGGAAGCACCTCGTGCCCCTTCTTTTTGAAAAATTCGAGATATTTTTTTCTTAGTTCTTTCGCAGTCATAAGTTATTTAATTCGCCTGTGTTGATGCTTCTTCTCCGACCTTACCAAACAGATTCTTGAAAAACATCGTCCAGAAAGAGCTGGAAACATCCGTGGTTTTTTGTTCGACTTTCACAGCATATTTTGGATCATCGCGAAGCCCTAGTTGGTCTGCATACATTGTGGCATAAATTTGCTGATATTTTTTAACGTTGTAAACGTAATTTCTTGTCTCTTTAAAAGGAATATTACCGAGAATCCCTAAAGCAATCCATTTGTCAGCATTTCCAGTTCCCGCATTATATCCTGCCAAAGCCGCGTCGATATTACCGCTGTATTTTACCAAAAGATCGCGAATATGGGCAGCGCCAAAATTGATCGAAGTTTCGGGATCAAAAATATCATAATTTGTCATACCCACTTCTTTTGCCATGGTATTCGCAGTGCCCGGCATAAACTGCATAAGCCCTTTTGCGCCCTTGCTTGATTGAGCAGTCGGGTTAAATCGTGACTCCTGCATAATTACTGCGGCTACAAGCGACGGATCAACTCCATAAGCACGAGAATACTGAACAATCCAATTCTCGTATTTAAGCGGCACTATCGTGTCGGCCAACATCCCCGGCAAATAAAAGAATCCAGCTACAAGCATGACTAAAATCAAGCCAATAATTACAAGTAAATTTACTTTCGTCTTTTTTTTCATCGAACCCCTCTGCAATAAGTCTCTTATCCATGCTTAGTAGTCTTAGCTATTGGTCCGCTGTAAACTACAAAATCCTAACTATCGACTAAAATATTACCACAGATAAGACCCAAAGAAAAGATAAGACTTAAATCAAATATCACTTGGCGGCTCCCGAACTTTTCGGGAGCCGCCCAGCCCTCCCCGTATGCTCGCCTAGGATTTGGTCGCTGCCCTCTTGCCGTCTCCGACGACAACAAAGATCAGCGCAAGACCAATGGTGAGCATCACTACCGGACCCAGGAGATGATGTTCCAGCCACTGCCGCGACCCGTCACTCCAAATGCTGCCTACCAGGACGACAGCTGCGCCCGAAACAAACATCAGCCCTCCCATCAGGTGCAGGAACCTCATCATAATATTCCCTCCATGTAGGAATCGGTGCTCAGCACAAGAATAACACAAAAATCTGCACTTGTTTTAATTAATGCAGATTTCTGGTGCCCGGAGCCGGGGTCGAACCGGCACGATGTTTTACCATCATTGGATTTTAAGTCCAACGCGTCTACCAATTCCGCCATCCGGGCACATCAATATTAATATTTTACTTTAAAGCACTAATCTACTCAACTTTCCAACCTTCTTTTTTCTTCACGATTTTCCCCTCAATCGAGAATCCTGATGCTCGCTTATGGCCTCCGCCACCAAATAATCCTGCGATCTGTGCCACATCGATATCATTGCGCTCCGTTCGAAGGCTGCCCTTTAATCTACCATCAGAGGTCTCATAAATCAACATTGCCATCTTGTTTCCATCTGTTGAGTTTATCAAATTTACAATTCCAGAAACCTCCTCGTCTGTCGCTCGCGCCTCTTCGATGTCGGTTCTAGTTAAAAAAGAATATACAATTCCCAAATTTTTCTTTGTAGTCATTCTCGACAAGGCGATTCCCCAAAGTTTTAAGGTCGAGATTGATCTTGATTGAGTTAAACTTTTTGCAATTTCTTTCAGTTTTGCCCCTTTGTGCATCAGTTCAGACGCAATTAGCAAAACCTTCTCTGTGGTGTTTTGGTGCTGAAATCCGCCCGTATCGTAATAAATTCCTGTTAAAAGCGAAGTTGCCATGTCGCGATCAATATCCACGCCCCAAAGTATGAAAAGATCATACAAAAGCTCACAGGTTGAAGACGCATCAGGATTCGCGATGTTAATTTTTGCAATTTTCCAGATATCATTTTGAATGTGGTGGTCAATATTAACCAGCGGTACATTATTTTTCTTCGCAGATAGAATTCTAGAGTAAAACCCGGTTCTCTTTAAATCACCATTATCCAAAAGAATGATCGCGTCATAATCCCCAGACAAATAATCTGATCTAATCTCGCTAAAATTTTCAATAAAAGAAAATATTGGAGAGGGATCAGTAGCTACTACAATCCTAGAAGACTTCCCGAGCGCTTTCAAATAACTGGCAAAAGCAGATAAGGCACCGAGGGCATCTCCATCCGGATTTTCATGCCCGATCAACAGAAAATTAGATCCCTCGGCGATTAGCTTACCAAGTTTTTGAGCAAGTTCAACTTTAATCATTTAATTTATGGTTTGGGTCGTAAGATAAAAAACTTTCGCTCTTCGTCCGGCAAATCAAGTTTTTTAATTTTGAGCGTATCAATATCTTCTTCAACAATTCCCTCGGTTTTTTTGAACTCTGAAATATCAGAGTAAAGCATAGGAATAACAGTCCTTGGGTCAATCTTAGCAATCAATGCACTGGCATCTTTCATATCTAGAGTGCCATCTTCTCCTAAGGGGAGTATTAAAATATCAATATCCCCAATCTCCTTAATCGCTTCATCAGAAATCATTGCCTTTAGTCTTCCGCCATAACAGATCGCCATCGCCTCGGCATGAAGTACAAAAACGCAACCATCTCCATTCGGCTTGATTGCCTGAACAAATACACCTTTTCTTTCATATTCACCCGGACCTGAGATTTCAAATCCATCAATATTGATGTTATCAGACAATGCTATCACAGCATCTTTTGTCTTAA belongs to Patescibacteria group bacterium and includes:
- a CDS encoding bifunctional oligoribonuclease/PAP phosphatase NrnA translates to MIKVELAQKLGKLIAEGSNFLLIGHENPDGDALGALSAFASYLKALGKSSRIVVATDPSPIFSFIENFSEIRSDYLSGDYDAIILLDNGDLKRTGFYSRILSAKKNNVPLVNIDHHIQNDIWKIAKINIANPDASSTCELLYDLFILWGVDIDRDMATSLLTGIYYDTGGFQHQNTTEKVLLIASELMHKGAKLKEIAKSLTQSRSISTLKLWGIALSRMTTKKNLGIVYSFLTRTDIEEARATDEEVSGIVNLINSTDGNKMAMLIYETSDGRLKGSLRTERNDIDVAQIAGLFGGGGHKRASGFSIEGKIVKKKEGWKVE
- a CDS encoding lytic transglycosylase domain-containing protein, which gives rise to MKKKTKVNLLVIIGLILVMLVAGFFYLPGMLADTIVPLKYENWIVQYSRAYGVDPSLVAAVIMQESRFNPTAQSSKGAKGLMQFMPGTANTMAKEVGMTNYDIFDPETSINFGAAHIRDLLVKYSGNIDAALAGYNAGTGNADKWIALGILGNIPFKETRNYVYNVKKYQQIYATMYADQLGLRDDPKYAVKVEQKTTDVSSSFWTMFFKNLFGKVGEEASTQAN
- a CDS encoding alanine--tRNA ligase-related protein; the protein is MTAKELRKKYLEFFKKKGHEVLPSASLVPENDPTVLFTTAGMHPLIPYIMGEKHPGGKRLASVQKCIRTGDIESVGDESHFTFFEMLGNWSLGDYGRREAIEWSYEFLTKELNIDPKNLAVTCFEGMPGVDADLESKKIWMGLGISESRIKLLGKSDNFWGPPGIEGPCGPDTEMFVWTGGGNAPEEFDPENSGWLEVWNDVFMEFRKVLTEKGKEALASGGEFIEEEHFEYVPLDQKNVDTGMGLERMTAYLEGKSDAYQTDLFRPIIEKIEELSNLKYGDKSDEEYIAEDKRCWVDVRKSFRVLADHIRAAVFISSEGIIPSNVDRGYVLRRIIRRAVRYGWLLNIKVSLISLIEKVIEIYSSEYPEITRGEIIKNITAEEEKFAKTIQSGLARAGKIFESKKPISQEEYAKIMVLPDKGDILGDIYSGDSSEMVNEIFKKHNINATNKEIHAAYLSGKEAFDLYQTYGFPLELITELSQEEHLFVDREGFRSELAKHQELSRTASAGMFKGGLADDKEATAKLHTAAHLMLAALRKVLGDHVVQKGSNITSERLRFDFSHSEKMTPEQISKVENLVNEQISKNIPVDMQEMSLEDAKTCGAMGVFEAKYGDNVKVYTISPSARGARSGSRETIVSREICGGPHASNTGDLGHFKITKEESSSAGVRRIKAILS
- a CDS encoding MBL fold metallo-hydrolase translates to MQITYLGKEKFEIKTKDAVIALSDNINIDGFEISGPGEYERKGVFVQAIKPNGDGCVFVLHAEAMAICYGGRLKAMISDEAIKEIGDIDILILPLGEDGTLDMKDASALIAKIDPRTVIPMLYSDISEFKKTEGIVEEDIDTLKIKKLDLPDEERKFFILRPKP